From Micromonospora rhizosphaerae, the proteins below share one genomic window:
- a CDS encoding TIGR04222 domain-containing membrane protein yields the protein MKLLAASGDTWGIPGPVFLTTYVTAAAVILLACVVHRYLVLRGRTPKDPIDAESAAYLSGGEQLALWSALAAMRRAGVVGVRAGRRLEATGPASAGMTPLAQAVHRAAARGARSRDLGTDPRVANAVDGLRQSLERRGLIVGQRQRRAARAGVVALSVLLLVGLVRIAAGLSAGRPTGYLILSVLALAVGLIVLWPLPRDTRAGHTVLTGLRRKHTYLSPAARPAYTTYGSAEAAMGVALFGTASLWALDADFAQQAQIKYQAAASSGYSSGYGGSSGGGGGCGSGASSCGGGGGGGCGGGGCGG from the coding sequence GCCGTGATCCTCCTTGCCTGCGTGGTCCACCGGTACCTGGTCCTCCGCGGGCGAACCCCGAAGGACCCGATCGACGCCGAGTCGGCGGCCTACCTCAGCGGCGGTGAGCAGCTGGCACTGTGGAGCGCGCTCGCCGCGATGCGCAGGGCGGGCGTGGTCGGCGTGCGAGCCGGGAGGCGGCTGGAGGCCACCGGCCCGGCGAGCGCCGGGATGACTCCGCTGGCGCAGGCCGTCCACCGGGCTGCCGCCCGAGGGGCGCGCAGCCGCGACCTGGGCACCGACCCGCGGGTCGCGAATGCGGTGGACGGGCTGCGCCAGAGCCTCGAACGGCGGGGGCTGATCGTCGGCCAGCGGCAGCGCCGGGCCGCCCGGGCCGGGGTGGTGGCCCTGTCGGTGCTGCTGCTGGTCGGTCTGGTTCGGATCGCGGCGGGGCTGTCGGCCGGTCGCCCGACGGGATATCTGATCCTCAGCGTGCTGGCACTCGCCGTGGGGCTGATCGTGCTGTGGCCGCTTCCGCGCGACACGCGTGCCGGGCACACCGTCCTGACGGGACTGCGGCGGAAGCACACGTACCTCTCCCCCGCCGCCCGCCCCGCGTACACCACCTACGGCAGCGCGGAGGCCGCGATGGGGGTGGCGCTCTTCGGCACCGCGTCGCTCTGGGCGCTTGACGCGGACTTCGCCCAGCAGGCCCAGATCAAGTACCAGGCTGCGGCGAGCAGCGGCTACTCCTCCGGGTACGGCGGCTCGTCCGGTGGAGGGGGCGGCTGTGGCAGCGGGGCCAGCTCCTGCGGCGGCGGGGGCGGCGGGGGCTGCGGCGGCGGGGGCTGCGGCGGATGA
- a CDS encoding DUF692 domain-containing protein — MTGPSGVGIGWRPEIAGFVADLPGLRFVEVVAETVPASGPVPDGLAELRERGLTVVPHGVRLSLGGAEPVEPARVAHLAGVAALVDAPLVSEHIAFVRAGGLEAGHLLPLPRSREAVAAVVANVRRAQAELPVPVALEPIAALFDWPDDELDEAAFLTEILDATGALLLLDIANVHANARNRGADPLALLDRLPLERIAYVHVAGGAEQGGFYHDTHTDPVPAEVLDLVGELCARHRPPALLLERDGHYPPAPELRAELDALAAASGFPVIT, encoded by the coding sequence ATGACCGGGCCGAGCGGCGTGGGCATCGGCTGGCGGCCGGAGATCGCCGGCTTCGTGGCCGACCTGCCCGGGTTGCGCTTCGTCGAGGTGGTGGCGGAGACCGTCCCAGCCTCGGGTCCGGTGCCGGACGGCCTGGCCGAGCTGCGCGAGCGGGGCCTCACGGTCGTACCGCACGGGGTGCGGCTCTCCCTCGGCGGCGCGGAGCCGGTCGAGCCGGCCCGGGTGGCCCACCTGGCCGGGGTGGCCGCACTGGTCGACGCGCCGCTGGTCAGCGAGCACATCGCCTTCGTCCGGGCCGGCGGGCTGGAGGCCGGGCACCTGCTGCCGCTGCCGCGCAGCCGGGAGGCGGTCGCCGCGGTGGTGGCGAACGTCCGGCGGGCCCAGGCCGAGCTGCCGGTGCCGGTCGCCCTGGAGCCGATCGCCGCGCTCTTCGACTGGCCGGACGACGAGCTGGACGAGGCCGCCTTCCTGACCGAGATCCTGGACGCCACCGGGGCGCTGCTGCTGCTCGACATCGCCAACGTGCACGCCAACGCCCGCAACCGGGGCGCCGACCCGCTGGCGCTGCTGGACCGGCTGCCGCTGGAGCGGATCGCCTACGTGCACGTGGCGGGCGGGGCCGAGCAGGGCGGCTTCTACCACGACACGCACACCGATCCGGTGCCCGCCGAGGTGCTCGACCTGGTGGGCGAGCTCTGCGCCCGGCATCGGCCGCCCGCCCTGCTGCTGGAACGGGACGGGCACTACCCACCGGCGCCCGAGCTACGCGCCGAGCTGGACGCGCTCGCCGCCGCGTCCGGGTTCCCGGTGATCACGTGA
- a CDS encoding SDR family oxidoreductase translates to MDLGLTDRVYVLTGASRGLGFATAEQLVADGARVVISARAPERVAAAVEALGGPERAIGLTADLTDPETPQRLVTAARERFDRVDGALISVGGPPRGTAAQVTDEQWRESFETVFLGSVRAARTVAAALTDGGAIGLVLSTSARGPVPGLGISNGLRPGLAGVAKDMADEYGSRGVRVVGLLPGRIMTDRNRELMAATGDAEQARAEAEAGIPLRRFGDPAEFGRVAAFLLSPAASYLTGVTVPVDGGALRGL, encoded by the coding sequence ATGGATCTCGGATTGACCGATCGGGTGTACGTGCTGACCGGCGCCTCCCGTGGCCTCGGCTTCGCCACCGCCGAACAGCTCGTCGCGGACGGCGCGCGGGTGGTGATCTCGGCCCGGGCCCCGGAGCGGGTGGCCGCGGCGGTAGAGGCGCTCGGCGGCCCGGAGCGGGCGATCGGCCTGACCGCCGACCTGACCGACCCGGAGACGCCGCAGCGGCTGGTCACGGCGGCCCGGGAGCGGTTCGACCGTGTTGACGGCGCGCTGATCTCGGTGGGCGGACCGCCCCGCGGCACGGCCGCCCAGGTGACCGACGAGCAGTGGCGGGAGTCCTTCGAGACCGTCTTCCTGGGCAGCGTCCGCGCCGCCCGTACGGTGGCCGCGGCGCTGACCGACGGCGGCGCGATCGGGCTGGTCCTCTCCACGTCGGCCCGCGGGCCGGTGCCCGGCCTCGGCATCTCCAACGGCCTGCGTCCCGGCCTGGCCGGGGTGGCGAAGGACATGGCCGACGAGTACGGCTCTCGGGGCGTACGCGTGGTCGGCCTGCTGCCCGGCCGGATCATGACCGACCGCAACCGTGAGCTCATGGCCGCCACCGGAGACGCCGAGCAGGCCCGGGCCGAGGCGGAGGCCGGCATCCCGCTGCGCCGGTTCGGCGATCCCGCCGAGTTCGGTCGGGTCGCCGCTTTCCTGCTCTCCCCCGCCGCCAGCTACCTCACCGGCGTCACCGTGCCGGTCGACGGCGGCGCGCTGCGCGGCCTGTGA